In one Lolium rigidum isolate FL_2022 chromosome 3, APGP_CSIRO_Lrig_0.1, whole genome shotgun sequence genomic region, the following are encoded:
- the LOC124696906 gene encoding GTPase LSG1-1-like, producing MGGGGGGKKDRGEGLGRALLRQRNKQAAAAKARGQQLVISRRAQQGVPLESVIEVSDIDAVLQRAAEEELLHGDDAEGAAALTAALGSGLVDLDGTGATAEERRILREEQEALHADSLRVPRRPPWTPQMTTEELNNNEKRAFLEWRRNLARLQENEELVLTPFEKNIDIWRQLWRVLERSDLLVMVVDSRNPLFYRCPDLEEYAQEIDEHKRTLLLVNKADLLPLNVRRKWADYFKEHDILYLFWSAKAATAALEGKKLNGYTEESDTDLDTKIYGREELLVRLQGEAEYIVSQKGTPVAREDRGSNSSDSASARPKHVVVGFVGYPNVGKSSTINALVGEKKTGVTSTPGKTKHFQTLIISEELMLCDCPGLVFPSFSSSRHEMVACGVLPIDRMTKHRGAIQVVADRVPRHILEQVYKITLPKPKAYEQASRPPTAAELLMAYCQSRGHISHAGLPDETRASRQILKDYIDGKIPHFELPPSEIDDESDLDDASDLEGSAAAAADESDDYASDEDDEKIDQGEAEQNISHALSDLQSFDLNGQASKNSTKKKETSHKHHRKPQRKKDRSWRVGNDGADGSGVIRVFQKPAVNLAACSTAL from the exons atgggaggcggcggcggcggcaagaagGACCGCGGCGAGGGGCTGGGGCGCGCGCTGCTCCGGCAGCGCAACAAGCAGGCCGCGGCGGCCAAGGCGAGGGGCCAGCAGCTCGTCATCTCCCGCCGCGCGCAGCAGGGCGTGCCGCTCGAGTCCGTCATCGAGGTCAGCGACATCGACGCCGTCCTGCAGCGAGCGGCCGAGGAGGAGCTCCTCCACGGGGATGACGCCGAGGGCGCTGCCGCCCTCACCGCCGCGCTCGGCTCCGGCCTCGTCGATCT GGACGGGACgggggcgacggcggaggagaggCGGATTCTAAGGGAGGAGCAGGAGGCCCTGCACGCCGACAGCCTCAGGGTGCCTCGCCG GCCCCCGTGGACTCCCCAGAtgacgaccgaggagctcaacaaCAACGAGAAGCGGGCCTTCCTGGAGTGGCGGAGGAACCTCGCGAG ATTGCAAGAGAATGAAGAACTTGTCCTTACACCTTTTGAGAAGAATATTGATATCTGGAGACAGCTCTGGCGAGTACTTGAACGAAGTGATTTG CTCGTAATGGTCGTCGATTCTCGAAATCCCTTGTTCTACCGTTGCCCTGATCTTGAG GAATACGCACAAGAAATTGATGAGCACAAGAGAACACTACTACTCGTAAATAAGGCTGATCTTCTACCGCTGAATGTCAG GCGGAAATGGGCAGATTACTTTAAGGAACATGATATCCTCTATCTATTCTGGTCTGCTAAAGCCGCTACCGCTGCTTTAGAGGGAAAAAAGTTAAACGGGTACACCGAAGAATCAGATACAGATCTTGACACAAAGATATATGGCCGTGAAGAACTCCTGGTGAGGTTGCAGGGTGAAGCGGAGTACATTGTGAGCCAAAAGGGAACACCAGTTGCTCGAGAGGACCGTGGATCAAATTCTTCCGACTCTGCCTCGGCGCGACCCAAGCATGTGGTTGTCGGATTTGTTGGCTATCCTAATGTTGGGAAGAGTTCAACTATCAATGCTTTGGTAGGTGAGAAGAAGACGGGTGTAACATCTACACCTGGCAAGACCAAGCATTTCCAGACATTGATAATCTCAGAAGAGCTCATGCTCTGCGATTGTCCTGGTTTGGTCTTCCCTTCATTCTCAAGCTCAAGGCATGAGATGGTTGCTTGTGGTGTCTTGCCAATTGATAGAATGACAAAGCACAGGGGTGCAATTCAAGTGGTCGCAGATCGTGTGCCGAGACATATCCTAGAACAGGTATATAAAATCACCCTGCCAAAGCCCAAGGCGTATGAGCAAGCATCGCGGCCCCCAACTGCTGCTGAGTTGCTGATGGCGTACTGTCAATCTCGAGGGCATATCAGCCATGCTGGGCTGCCTGATGAGACCAGGGCATCTCGACAGATACTGAAGGACTACATCGATGGAAAGATTCCACACTTTGAGCTTCCTCCCAGTGAGATAGACGATGAATCTGACCTAGACGATGCCAGTGACCTAGAAGGCTCAGCCGCTGCAGCAGCTGATGAATCAGATGACTATGCttctgatgaagatgacgagAAAATCGATCAAGGTGAAGCTGAACAAAACATCAGTCACGCCCTAAGTGACCTTCAATCTTTCGACCTGAATGGCCAAGCGTCCAAGAATTCCACAAAGAAGAAAGAGACGTCCCACAAGCACCACCGGAAGCCCCAGCGGAAGAAGGATCGCTCGTGGAGGGTTGGAAACGACGGTGCTGATGGGTCAGGGGTCATAAGGGTGTTTCAGAAACCTGCCGTTAATCTTGCTGCCTGTAGCACTGCATTGTAG